A genome region from Dethiobacter alkaliphilus AHT 1 includes the following:
- a CDS encoding DUF2179 domain-containing protein, with translation MMFLILLLDYAFIFLARVLDMTLATVRILMVMRGKPGSAAGIGFFESIIYILALARVIDTLDNPTRLIVYALGFAAGNYAGTKIEERLALGFSTAQVISRENAEELTEKLRENGFGVTVLEGCGREGSHQLLHVLLKRKDIPVLMSIIRDTDEHAFVSVFDTRKILGGYFRKIKSK, from the coding sequence ATGATGTTTTTGATTTTGCTTTTGGACTATGCGTTTATCTTTCTGGCCCGGGTCCTTGATATGACGCTGGCCACTGTACGTATTCTGATGGTGATGCGGGGCAAGCCCGGCAGCGCCGCCGGCATAGGTTTTTTTGAATCAATTATTTATATCCTGGCACTGGCCAGGGTAATCGACACTCTGGATAATCCCACCCGCCTGATAGTTTATGCTCTGGGTTTTGCCGCAGGTAATTATGCCGGCACTAAAATCGAAGAAAGGCTGGCGCTGGGCTTTTCCACTGCCCAGGTAATTTCCCGCGAGAATGCCGAAGAGCTGACTGAAAAATTGCGGGAAAACGGCTTTGGTGTGACAGTTTTAGAAGGGTGCGGCCGGGAAGGATCGCACCAATTGTTGCATGTGTTGCTGAAGCGCAAGGATATCCCCGTCCTGATGTCTATTATCCGTGATACCGATGAGCATGCCTTTGTCAGTGTTTTTGACACCAGAAAAATTTTAGGCGGTTATTTCAGAAAGATTAAGTCTAAATAG
- the disA gene encoding DNA integrity scanning diadenylate cyclase DisA has protein sequence MAKKKEENRVLKKTLRRLSPGTPVREALENILGARTGALIVMGWSPRIEAMMEGGFRLDVELTPARLYELAKLDGAIILCSQCKKILFANAQLNPDPAIPSQETGIRHRIAERVAKQTEEVVISISQRRSIITVYQGAVRYALRDVSVIINKANQALQTLEKYRNVLRQTLVSLSALEFEDLASFNDVFLVLRRVEMVLRVAEMIERYIVELGTEGRLIEMQLEELLSNVEEEALLLVRDYAADGIEPEKVLEQLRRDLSNALSDNNALAKMLGHSGPAILETAASPRGYRILDKIPRLPMPVIENLVEQFGTLQGVLRAGEEVLDEVEGIGEARARNIRSGLGRLREQIFIERHL, from the coding sequence ATGGCCAAAAAAAAGGAAGAAAACCGAGTTCTAAAAAAAACCCTGCGGCGGCTGTCTCCGGGGACGCCTGTTCGGGAAGCTCTGGAGAATATTCTGGGGGCAAGAACCGGTGCTCTGATTGTGATGGGATGGAGCCCACGTATCGAAGCGATGATGGAGGGCGGGTTCAGGCTGGACGTGGAGCTTACCCCGGCCCGGCTTTATGAGTTGGCAAAGCTGGATGGCGCCATCATTCTCTGTTCGCAATGTAAAAAAATCTTGTTTGCCAATGCTCAGTTAAATCCCGATCCTGCCATTCCCTCACAGGAAACCGGTATCCGGCATCGTATTGCCGAGCGGGTGGCTAAGCAGACTGAAGAGGTGGTAATCTCCATTTCACAGCGGCGCAGCATCATTACCGTTTATCAGGGTGCAGTACGCTATGCGCTGCGGGATGTGAGCGTTATTATCAACAAAGCAAATCAGGCGCTGCAAACTCTGGAAAAGTACCGTAATGTCCTGCGTCAGACCCTGGTTTCTTTAAGTGCTTTGGAATTTGAAGATTTGGCCAGTTTTAATGATGTGTTTCTTGTACTGCGCCGGGTGGAAATGGTGCTGCGGGTGGCGGAAATGATTGAGCGCTACATTGTGGAATTGGGTACAGAGGGGCGTCTCATTGAGATGCAGTTGGAAGAGCTTTTAAGTAATGTGGAAGAGGAAGCGCTGTTATTGGTGCGTGATTATGCCGCTGATGGTATTGAACCGGAAAAAGTATTGGAGCAATTGCGCCGTGATTTGTCCAATGCTTTGTCCGACAACAACGCGCTGGCGAAAATGCTTGGTCACAGTGGCCCTGCTATTCTGGAAACGGCCGCATCTCCACGGGGCTATCGTATTCTTGATAAGATTCCCCGCCTGCCCATGCCGGTAATCGAAAACCTGGTGGAGCAGTTTGGTACTCTGCAGGGAGTACTGCGGGCCGGTGAGGAAGTGCTTGATGAGGTGGAAGGCATTGGGGAAGCCCGTGCCAGAAACATCCGCAGCGGCCTTGGACGTTTGCGTGAGCAGATATTTATTGAACGGCATCTTTAA
- the radA gene encoding DNA repair protein RadA: MSRGKTVFFCTQCGYESPKWLGKCPGCGEWNQMAEELRSQAKGSTRKGTQAKAQSLSSVSDMAESARISTGSIELDRVLGGGMVPGSLVLIGGDPGIGKSTLVLQAARGLGTAGKKVLYVAGEESPAQLQMRARRLGVNSDILILAETDMTAIEEQVLAIRPDVVIVDSIQTVYRPELTSAAGSVSQLKEATATWMRLAKNENIAVMIIGHVTKEGQIAGPRLLEHMVDCVLYFEGDRQHLYRILRAVKNRFGSTHEIGLFTMETSGLKEVANPSEWLLSQRPANAPGSVVTASMEGTRPLLVEIQALVTPSRYGGNSRRMATGVDLNRVSLILAVLERHIGLQILDYDVFVNAAGGVRLLEPAVDLAVAASLLSSFRDRPVAADTLFVGEVGLAGEVRGVPHLEQRLHEGARLGFKRAVVPKYNVSGLRDGAGMELVSVSTLDQACSAV, encoded by the coding sequence TTGTCAAGGGGAAAAACGGTGTTTTTTTGTACACAATGCGGGTATGAATCTCCCAAATGGCTGGGAAAGTGTCCCGGGTGCGGAGAATGGAATCAAATGGCTGAGGAATTACGCTCACAGGCTAAAGGCTCTACCCGCAAGGGAACGCAGGCCAAAGCGCAGTCCCTGAGCAGTGTAAGTGATATGGCGGAATCGGCACGGATATCCACCGGCAGTATTGAACTGGACCGCGTTTTGGGCGGAGGGATGGTGCCCGGTTCCCTGGTATTGATCGGCGGGGACCCCGGTATCGGTAAGTCCACTTTGGTATTGCAGGCCGCCCGCGGGTTGGGGACGGCAGGAAAGAAGGTTCTGTATGTGGCCGGCGAAGAGTCTCCGGCACAGCTGCAAATGCGCGCCAGACGCCTGGGGGTAAACAGTGATATTCTTATTCTGGCGGAAACAGACATGACGGCCATTGAGGAGCAGGTGCTTGCCATCCGTCCCGACGTGGTCATTGTGGATTCCATACAGACGGTCTACAGGCCGGAACTCACCTCTGCTGCCGGCAGTGTGAGCCAGCTTAAGGAGGCAACCGCCACCTGGATGCGGCTGGCAAAAAATGAAAACATTGCGGTGATGATTATCGGTCATGTAACAAAGGAAGGGCAGATTGCCGGACCCAGGCTTTTAGAGCATATGGTGGACTGCGTCCTGTACTTTGAAGGAGACCGGCAGCATCTTTACCGCATTCTAAGGGCGGTTAAAAATCGCTTTGGATCCACCCACGAGATAGGTCTGTTTACCATGGAAACCTCCGGCTTAAAAGAGGTGGCCAATCCTTCGGAATGGCTTCTTTCACAGCGCCCGGCCAATGCGCCCGGTTCGGTGGTGACTGCCTCCATGGAGGGGACCCGCCCGCTTCTGGTAGAAATACAGGCTCTGGTGACGCCAAGCCGCTACGGCGGCAATTCCCGGCGCATGGCCACAGGAGTGGATTTAAACCGGGTTTCCCTGATACTGGCGGTGCTGGAGCGACATATTGGTTTGCAGATTCTGGACTACGATGTCTTTGTCAATGCTGCCGGAGGTGTACGCCTTTTGGAGCCGGCAGTGGACTTGGCGGTGGCGGCCAGCTTGCTCAGTTCATTTCGCGACCGGCCCGTTGCCGCAGATACTCTGTTTGTCGGTGAAGTTGGCCTGGCAGGTGAAGTGCGCGGTGTTCCCCATTTGGAACAAAGGCTGCATGAAGGTGCCCGGTTGGGCTTTAAGCGGGCGGTGGTGCCCAAATATAATGTGTCGGGATTGCGTGATGGTGCCGGCATGGAACTTGTTTCTGTATCCACACTGGATCAGGCTTGCTCTGCAGTTTAA
- a CDS encoding ABC transporter permease produces the protein MDLYTIAFSNLKRRKVKALLVALGLIIGVASVVALLSIVEAMRLELGDRLDEFGANIVILPQAEGTQLTYGGVHTVDVSYNTESLTEDDLPKIDTIPERKSINIIQPKLVGAVEAGDKPALLVGGDISQEATLKPWFSLAEYAGAPEEPVPDLAFWELPEDGVLLGSATARALEKSAGDTILLNDKQFMVYGVFNQTGGQEDGLIFTALPTAQRLLGRPGQLSMIEIAAYCNFCPVEEAVAQLSDVLPNARVTALRQAALIREETIDRFYSFGLILSSVILFVTVLTVLVTTLTSVNDRTREIGIFRAIGFRSSHVAAIVVLEAVLISFLAGAVGYIAGLALARLFGPFLAGMQVTIDWNSQTLAMSVLLSAALAAVSSLYPAVKAARLDPAEALRFF, from the coding sequence CTTTGGGCCTCATTATCGGAGTAGCCTCGGTGGTTGCTCTTTTGAGCATAGTGGAGGCTATGCGGCTGGAGTTAGGGGACAGGCTGGACGAGTTTGGTGCTAATATTGTCATCCTGCCTCAGGCGGAAGGGACCCAGCTCACCTACGGCGGCGTACATACGGTGGATGTGTCCTACAATACAGAAAGTCTCACTGAAGACGATTTGCCCAAAATCGACACCATTCCGGAACGTAAAAGCATTAATATTATTCAGCCCAAGTTGGTGGGTGCGGTGGAAGCAGGCGACAAGCCGGCACTGCTGGTGGGTGGTGATATCAGTCAGGAAGCGACCCTTAAGCCTTGGTTTTCCCTGGCAGAGTATGCCGGTGCGCCGGAAGAACCGGTCCCGGATTTGGCTTTTTGGGAGCTTCCCGAAGACGGAGTTTTGCTGGGGTCCGCCACAGCCCGGGCTTTGGAAAAGAGTGCCGGGGATACTATTTTGCTAAATGATAAACAGTTTATGGTTTACGGTGTGTTTAACCAGACCGGTGGACAGGAGGACGGTCTGATTTTTACCGCATTACCCACTGCCCAGCGTCTATTGGGCCGGCCCGGGCAGTTATCCATGATTGAAATTGCCGCCTACTGCAATTTCTGTCCGGTGGAGGAAGCGGTGGCTCAGCTCTCCGATGTCCTGCCCAATGCCCGGGTTACAGCGCTGCGGCAGGCGGCGTTGATTAGGGAAGAGACCATCGACCGCTTTTATTCTTTCGGACTGATACTAAGCAGTGTGATTCTTTTTGTTACGGTGTTGACCGTGCTTGTTACCACCCTGACTTCCGTTAATGACCGTACCAGGGAAATCGGGATTTTCCGGGCCATCGGGTTTCGCAGCTCTCACGTGGCAGCCATTGTGGTGCTGGAGGCGGTTCTCATCAGCTTTCTGGCCGGTGCGGTGGGGTATATAGCCGGTTTGGCCCTGGCCCGCCTGTTTGGTCCCTTTTTGGCGGGAATGCAGGTCACAATAGACTGGAACTCCCAGACACTGGCCATGTCTGTGCTGCTGTCGGCGGCGCTGGCGGCAGTATCAAGTCTGTATCCGGCGGTGAAAGCGGCCCGGTTGGATCCGGCTGAAGCACTACGCTTTTTTTAA